In Solanum pennellii chromosome 3, SPENNV200, a single window of DNA contains:
- the LOC114076460 gene encoding uncharacterized protein LOC114076460 produces MTEIIALDPILNATTTPDVQSRHNNPVKYESSSYIRLSESERSSKRVPVFFPIKHPFASHNDFDVPADMIDQFNQWVMKDVSNRRDRKAAYTKVKNTFHPQMDFGVVKIAE; encoded by the exons ATGACAGAAATCATTGCACTTGATCCGATTCTAAATGCTACCACAACACCAGATGTGCAATCAAGACACAATAATCCCGTCAAATATGAATCTTCTTCTTATATTCGACTGTCGGAATCCGAAAGAAGTTCAAAGAGAGTTCCAGTTTTCTTCCCAATCAAACATCCATTCGCAAGTcacaatgattttgatgttcCAGCTGATATGATTGACCAGTTCAACCAATGGGTTATGAAAGATGTTTCAAATAGGCGTGACAG GAAAGCAGCATATACAAAGGTGAAAAAtacctttcatcctcaaatggactTTGGCGTTGTCAAAATCGCAGAATAA
- the LOC107014380 gene encoding probable galactinol--sucrose galactosyltransferase 2 isoform X1: protein MMECFKSNKTLHFFNQIPIISFFPPSKEFQMTVTPNISINDGNLIVHGNTILKSVPDNIILTPGSGVGLVTGAFIGATASETKCFHLFPVGVLEDTRFMCLFRFKLWWMTQRMGTCGNDIPLETQFMLLETKDDHAPIIYTVFLPLLEGQFRAVLQGNLMNQIEICLESGDNAVKTNQGLYLVYIHAGTNPFQVITQAVKSVEQHLQTFHHREKKKLPSIIDWFGWCTWDAFYTEVTAEGVEDGLNSLSKGGVRPRFLIIDDGWQQIGNEAPKDTNCVVQEGAQFANRLTGIKENNKFQKKGLKHVVEEAKKQHSVKYVYVWHALAGYWGGVHPSGPGLEHYDTALVYPIQSPGVMGNQPDIVMDSLAVNGLGLVHPKKVFNFYNELHAYLASCGVDGVKVDVQNIIETLGAGHGGRVSITRSYIQALEASIAQNFPDNGCIACMNHNTDGLYSSKQTALVRASDDYYPRDPASHTIHISSVCYNSLFLGEFMQPDWDMFHSLHRTAEYHAAARAVGGSPIYVSDKPGNHNFELLKKLILPDGSVLRAQLPGRPTRDCLFVDPARDGTSLLKIWNVNKYSGVVGVFNCQGAGWCKVTKKTRIHDASPGTLTTSVQATDVETIDWNGDSIAYCFTSGKLVFLPRGASLPVTLKVLEYEVFHFSPVKEVVTNISFAPIGLMDMINSSGAIDQYQVHSDDTSQSPTATVSLKVRGCGRFGVYISQIPVKCSIDGADTLYNYNKEYGLLTMNIPVPQQEMYKWNIEIQV, encoded by the exons ATGATGGAGTGTTTTAAATCCAACAAGACTCTTCATTTTTTCAACCAAATACCAATCATTTCTTTCTTCCCTCCCTCAAAGGAGTTTCAG ATGACAGTGACACCTAACATCTCCATCAATGATGGCAACCTCATTGTCCATGGCAACACCATACTCAAGAGTGTACCTGACAACATTATCTTAACACCTGGATCTGGTGTGGGACTTGTTACTGGTGCATTTATTGGAGCAACTGCTTCAGAGACCAAATGCTTCCATCTCTTCCCTGTTGGGGTCTTAGA GGATACTCGGTTCATGTGTTTATTCCGTTTCAAGCTATGGTGGATGACTCAGAGAATGGGGACATGTGGAAATGATATTCCTTTGGAGACCCAGTTCATGCTTCTCGAGACCAAAGACGACCATGCCCCAATTATTTACACCGTCTTCCTCCCTCTACTTGAAGGACAGTTTCGTGCTGTTCTTCAAGGCAATCTGATGAACCAAATCGAGATTTGCCTTGAAAGTG GAGATAATGCTGTTAAAACCAACCAAGGCCTTTATCTTGTCTACATCCATGCTGGGACCAATCCCTTTCAAGTCATTACACAGGCTGTGAA ATCTGTTGAGCAACACTTGCAAACTTTCCATCacagagagaagaagaag TTGCCCTCAATTATTGATTGGTTTGGGTGGTGCACATGGGATGCCTTTTACACTGAGGTCACAGCAGAGGGTGTCGAGGATGGTCTCAACAG CTTATCCAAGGGTGGTGTTCGCCCACGTTTCCTGATAATTGATGATGGTTGGCAACAGATTGGCAATGAAGCACCCAAGGACACTAACTGTGTAGTACAAGAAGGAGCACA GTTCGCCAACAGGCTAACAGGAATTAAAGAAAACAACAAGTTCCAAAAAAAAGGCCTGAAGCATGTAGTGGAGGAAGCCAAGAAACAACACAGTGTCAA GTATGTATACGTATGGCATGCCCTAGCTGGTTACTGGGGTGGAGTGCACCCTTCTGGTCCTGGGCTCGAGCACTATGACACTGCATTGGTGTACCCCATTCAGTCTCCTGGTGTGATGGGAAACCAACCTGACATTGTTATGGATAGTCTTGCAGTTAATGGCTTAGGTTTAGTGCACCCAAAAAAGGTGTTTAACTTTTATAATGAACTACATGCCTATCTGGCATCCTGTGGGGTTGATGGAGTCAAGGTTGATGTCCAGAACATCATTGAAACACTTGGTGCTGGCCATGGTGGTAGAGTATCCATCACGAGAAGCTATATCCAGGCCCTTGAAGCATCCATTGCTCAAAACTTTCCTGACAATGGATGCATTGCCTGCATGAATCACAACACTGATGGGCTCTACAGTTCTAAGCAAACCGCTCTAGTTAGAGCTTCTGATGATTATTATCCTCGTGATCCAGCTTCTCACACCATCCATATATCTTCTGTTTGCTACAACTCATTGTTCTTGGGAGAATTCATGCAACCAGATTGGGACATGTTCCAC AGTCTTCACCGTACTGCAGAATATCATGCTGCAGCTAGAGCAGTTGGAGGATCACCAATTTATGtgag TGACAAACCCGGAAATCACAACTTCGAGCTTCTGAAGAAGCTTATCCTTCCTGATGGATCAGTACTTCGCGCTCAATTGCCTGGCAGACCTACTCGAGATTGCCTATTTGTTGATCCAGCAAGAGACGGGACAAG CTTACTCAAAATATGGAACGTGAACAAATACAGTGGTGTGGTTGGTGTATTTAACTGCCAAGGTGCTGGGTGGTGCAAGGTGACAAAGAAGACGCGTATTCATGATGCATCCCCTGGCACACTTACAACTTCAGTCCAAGCAACTGATGTTGAGACCATTGACTGGAATGGGGATTCTATAGCTTATTGCTTTACATCAG GGAAACTGGTTTTCCTACCCAGAGGTGCTTCATTGCCTGTAACACTTAAAGTTCTTGAATATGAAGTATTTCACTTTTCTCCTGTCAAG GAAGTTGTGACAAACATATCTTTTGCTCCAATTGGGCTGATGGATATGATCAACAGTAGTGGTGCCATTGATCAGTATCAAGTACATTCTGATGATACAAGCCAATCTCCAACTGCAACAGTCTCACTCAAGGTCAGGGGATGTGGCCGCTTTGGCGTTTACATTTCCCAAATACCCGTCAAATGTTCAATAGATGGAGCAGACACCCTCTATAACTACAACAAAGAATATGGACTGCTGACTATGAATATCCCAGTTCCACAACAAGAGATGTACAAATGGAATATTGAAATTCAGGTATAA
- the LOC107014380 gene encoding probable galactinol--sucrose galactosyltransferase 2 isoform X2, which produces MTVTPNISINDGNLIVHGNTILKSVPDNIILTPGSGVGLVTGAFIGATASETKCFHLFPVGVLEDTRFMCLFRFKLWWMTQRMGTCGNDIPLETQFMLLETKDDHAPIIYTVFLPLLEGQFRAVLQGNLMNQIEICLESGDNAVKTNQGLYLVYIHAGTNPFQVITQAVKSVEQHLQTFHHREKKKLPSIIDWFGWCTWDAFYTEVTAEGVEDGLNSLSKGGVRPRFLIIDDGWQQIGNEAPKDTNCVVQEGAQFANRLTGIKENNKFQKKGLKHVVEEAKKQHSVKYVYVWHALAGYWGGVHPSGPGLEHYDTALVYPIQSPGVMGNQPDIVMDSLAVNGLGLVHPKKVFNFYNELHAYLASCGVDGVKVDVQNIIETLGAGHGGRVSITRSYIQALEASIAQNFPDNGCIACMNHNTDGLYSSKQTALVRASDDYYPRDPASHTIHISSVCYNSLFLGEFMQPDWDMFHSLHRTAEYHAAARAVGGSPIYVSDKPGNHNFELLKKLILPDGSVLRAQLPGRPTRDCLFVDPARDGTSLLKIWNVNKYSGVVGVFNCQGAGWCKVTKKTRIHDASPGTLTTSVQATDVETIDWNGDSIAYCFTSGKLVFLPRGASLPVTLKVLEYEVFHFSPVKEVVTNISFAPIGLMDMINSSGAIDQYQVHSDDTSQSPTATVSLKVRGCGRFGVYISQIPVKCSIDGADTLYNYNKEYGLLTMNIPVPQQEMYKWNIEIQV; this is translated from the exons ATGACAGTGACACCTAACATCTCCATCAATGATGGCAACCTCATTGTCCATGGCAACACCATACTCAAGAGTGTACCTGACAACATTATCTTAACACCTGGATCTGGTGTGGGACTTGTTACTGGTGCATTTATTGGAGCAACTGCTTCAGAGACCAAATGCTTCCATCTCTTCCCTGTTGGGGTCTTAGA GGATACTCGGTTCATGTGTTTATTCCGTTTCAAGCTATGGTGGATGACTCAGAGAATGGGGACATGTGGAAATGATATTCCTTTGGAGACCCAGTTCATGCTTCTCGAGACCAAAGACGACCATGCCCCAATTATTTACACCGTCTTCCTCCCTCTACTTGAAGGACAGTTTCGTGCTGTTCTTCAAGGCAATCTGATGAACCAAATCGAGATTTGCCTTGAAAGTG GAGATAATGCTGTTAAAACCAACCAAGGCCTTTATCTTGTCTACATCCATGCTGGGACCAATCCCTTTCAAGTCATTACACAGGCTGTGAA ATCTGTTGAGCAACACTTGCAAACTTTCCATCacagagagaagaagaag TTGCCCTCAATTATTGATTGGTTTGGGTGGTGCACATGGGATGCCTTTTACACTGAGGTCACAGCAGAGGGTGTCGAGGATGGTCTCAACAG CTTATCCAAGGGTGGTGTTCGCCCACGTTTCCTGATAATTGATGATGGTTGGCAACAGATTGGCAATGAAGCACCCAAGGACACTAACTGTGTAGTACAAGAAGGAGCACA GTTCGCCAACAGGCTAACAGGAATTAAAGAAAACAACAAGTTCCAAAAAAAAGGCCTGAAGCATGTAGTGGAGGAAGCCAAGAAACAACACAGTGTCAA GTATGTATACGTATGGCATGCCCTAGCTGGTTACTGGGGTGGAGTGCACCCTTCTGGTCCTGGGCTCGAGCACTATGACACTGCATTGGTGTACCCCATTCAGTCTCCTGGTGTGATGGGAAACCAACCTGACATTGTTATGGATAGTCTTGCAGTTAATGGCTTAGGTTTAGTGCACCCAAAAAAGGTGTTTAACTTTTATAATGAACTACATGCCTATCTGGCATCCTGTGGGGTTGATGGAGTCAAGGTTGATGTCCAGAACATCATTGAAACACTTGGTGCTGGCCATGGTGGTAGAGTATCCATCACGAGAAGCTATATCCAGGCCCTTGAAGCATCCATTGCTCAAAACTTTCCTGACAATGGATGCATTGCCTGCATGAATCACAACACTGATGGGCTCTACAGTTCTAAGCAAACCGCTCTAGTTAGAGCTTCTGATGATTATTATCCTCGTGATCCAGCTTCTCACACCATCCATATATCTTCTGTTTGCTACAACTCATTGTTCTTGGGAGAATTCATGCAACCAGATTGGGACATGTTCCAC AGTCTTCACCGTACTGCAGAATATCATGCTGCAGCTAGAGCAGTTGGAGGATCACCAATTTATGtgag TGACAAACCCGGAAATCACAACTTCGAGCTTCTGAAGAAGCTTATCCTTCCTGATGGATCAGTACTTCGCGCTCAATTGCCTGGCAGACCTACTCGAGATTGCCTATTTGTTGATCCAGCAAGAGACGGGACAAG CTTACTCAAAATATGGAACGTGAACAAATACAGTGGTGTGGTTGGTGTATTTAACTGCCAAGGTGCTGGGTGGTGCAAGGTGACAAAGAAGACGCGTATTCATGATGCATCCCCTGGCACACTTACAACTTCAGTCCAAGCAACTGATGTTGAGACCATTGACTGGAATGGGGATTCTATAGCTTATTGCTTTACATCAG GGAAACTGGTTTTCCTACCCAGAGGTGCTTCATTGCCTGTAACACTTAAAGTTCTTGAATATGAAGTATTTCACTTTTCTCCTGTCAAG GAAGTTGTGACAAACATATCTTTTGCTCCAATTGGGCTGATGGATATGATCAACAGTAGTGGTGCCATTGATCAGTATCAAGTACATTCTGATGATACAAGCCAATCTCCAACTGCAACAGTCTCACTCAAGGTCAGGGGATGTGGCCGCTTTGGCGTTTACATTTCCCAAATACCCGTCAAATGTTCAATAGATGGAGCAGACACCCTCTATAACTACAACAAAGAATATGGACTGCTGACTATGAATATCCCAGTTCCACAACAAGAGATGTACAAATGGAATATTGAAATTCAGGTATAA